The Nitratidesulfovibrio sp. genome has a window encoding:
- a CDS encoding 2-amino-3,7-dideoxy-D-threo-hept-6-ulosonate synthase: MQIGKRIRMERIFNRKTGRAVIVPLDHGVSVGPIYGLVDMRETVNQVAEGGADAVLMHKGLVRCGHREGGRDVGLIIHLSASTSLSPRPNAKTLVATVEDAIKHGADGVSVHVNLGDETERDMLADLGRVATVANDWGMPLLAMMYARGPRIKNEFDPEVVAHAARVGVELGADVVKVAYTGDMDSFAHVVASCCVPVVIAGGPKLDSTRSFLQMVHDAVRAGAAGLSVGRNIFQHERTPALVKALRGLVHEDWDVEQAMALVGE, encoded by the coding sequence ATGCAAATCGGCAAAAGAATCAGGATGGAGCGCATTTTCAATCGAAAAACCGGGCGCGCCGTCATCGTGCCGCTGGACCACGGCGTGAGCGTGGGGCCCATCTACGGCCTTGTGGACATGCGTGAGACCGTGAACCAGGTGGCCGAGGGCGGCGCGGATGCCGTGCTCATGCACAAGGGCCTGGTGCGCTGTGGCCACCGCGAGGGTGGCCGTGACGTGGGCCTCATCATCCACCTTTCCGCATCCACCTCCCTTTCCCCCCGCCCCAATGCCAAGACCCTGGTCGCCACCGTGGAAGACGCCATCAAGCACGGCGCCGACGGCGTGTCCGTCCACGTGAACCTTGGCGACGAGACCGAACGCGACATGCTGGCCGACCTTGGCCGCGTGGCCACCGTGGCCAACGACTGGGGCATGCCGCTTCTGGCCATGATGTACGCCCGCGGCCCCCGCATCAAGAACGAGTTCGATCCCGAAGTGGTGGCCCATGCCGCCCGCGTGGGTGTGGAGCTGGGCGCCGACGTGGTCAAGGTGGCCTACACCGGCGACATGGACAGCTTCGCCCACGTGGTGGCCTCGTGCTGCGTGCCCGTGGTCATCGCGGGCGGTCCCAAGCTGGATTCCACCCGCTCGTTCCTGCAGATGGTCCACGACGCGGTGCGCGCTGGCGCTGCCGGTCTTTCCGTGGGCCGCAACATCTTTCAGCATGAACGCACCCCTGCCCTCGTCAAGGCCCTGCGCGGCCTGGTGCACGAGGATTGGGATGTGGAGCAGGCGATGGCTCTCGTCGGCGAATAG
- a CDS encoding 3-dehydroquinate synthase II family protein, whose protein sequence is MRTILFKSVPFDKGLVTLALESGVDGIIVPRAQVDSVAALARCRVLADEDVATIALAAKADEEDAAARLARGETVVLARGWEIIPVENLLAQSDDVAVEVADLSEARLAAGILERGVSTVVVLPEGAGELKSIVADLKLSQGCMDLVPGVVTAVENVGLGHRVCVDTMSMLRRGQGMLVGNSSAFTFLVHAETEHNEYVAARPFRINAGAVHAYAQMPGDRTTYLEELRAGDEVLIVSADGSTTVATVGRLKVEARPMLLVRAKVGDVEGAVFLQNAETIRLTRPDGTPVSVVSLKEGDQILCRTDCAGRHFGMRIKEDIKEC, encoded by the coding sequence ATGCGGACCATTCTTTTCAAGAGCGTGCCTTTCGACAAGGGTCTGGTGACCCTGGCCCTGGAGTCGGGCGTGGACGGCATCATCGTGCCGCGCGCCCAGGTGGATTCGGTGGCGGCGCTGGCCAGGTGCCGGGTGCTGGCCGACGAGGACGTGGCGACCATAGCGCTGGCGGCCAAGGCCGACGAAGAGGACGCCGCCGCGCGTCTGGCGCGGGGCGAAACCGTGGTGCTGGCGCGCGGGTGGGAGATCATTCCGGTGGAGAATCTGTTGGCCCAGTCCGACGATGTGGCCGTGGAAGTGGCCGACCTTTCCGAGGCGCGCCTTGCGGCGGGCATTCTGGAGCGGGGCGTGTCCACCGTGGTGGTGCTGCCCGAGGGCGCAGGCGAACTGAAGTCCATCGTGGCCGACCTCAAGCTGTCGCAGGGCTGCATGGACCTGGTCCCCGGCGTGGTCACGGCGGTGGAGAACGTGGGCCTTGGCCACCGGGTGTGCGTGGACACCATGTCCATGCTGCGCCGGGGGCAGGGCATGCTGGTGGGCAATTCCAGCGCGTTCACCTTCCTGGTGCACGCCGAGACGGAACACAACGAATACGTGGCCGCGCGGCCGTTCCGCATCAATGCCGGTGCCGTGCACGCCTATGCCCAGATGCCCGGCGACAGGACCACCTATCTTGAGGAACTGCGCGCAGGCGACGAGGTGCTCATCGTCAGTGCCGACGGTTCCACCACCGTGGCCACCGTGGGCAGGCTGAAGGTGGAGGCGCGCCCCATGCTGCTGGTGCGCGCGAAAGTGGGCGACGTGGAGGGCGCGGTGTTCCTGCAGAACGCGGAAACCATCCGCTTGACCCGCCCGGACGGCACCCCGGTGAGCGTGGTGAGCCTGAAGGAAGGCGACCAGATCCTGTGCCGCACCGATTGCGCGGGCCGTCACTTCGGCATGCGCATCAAGGAGGACATCAAGGAATGCTGA
- the pheA gene encoding prephenate dehydratase, giving the protein MSLTDDKDPHWRGDDVAASAAHSPNGTDDGATPASPSADPEAALAGRLGQIRHEIDGLDGDLLHLLNRRASLSLEVGRIKADDAGIVFKPFREREVLENLMAANVGPLPNEHLRSIWREILSSSRSLQRPQKVAYLGPEGTFSYFAGVEFLGKAVEYMPHKDLDGVFRAVHDRQCELGVVPLENSLHGTVGQSLDLFLSHEVFIQSELFCRISHCLLTTETSLADVTTVYSHPQPLAQCGGWLRQALPGARIIPADSTASAARRVVGEKGAAAIGHRSLATLLGLNILARGIEDQPDNWTRFVVIGPAPAGQPGTDKTSMLFSVPDRPGALAEVLNLLAREGINMKKLESRPLRGEKWKYVFFVDVECDLGNEDYGRVVHELRRLCHTLRILGSYPAGPQLDMSGD; this is encoded by the coding sequence ATGAGCCTCACCGACGACAAGGACCCCCATTGGCGCGGGGATGACGTAGCCGCCAGCGCCGCCCACTCCCCCAACGGCACGGACGACGGCGCAACCCCGGCCTCGCCGTCTGCCGATCCGGAAGCCGCCCTGGCCGGGCGTTTGGGGCAGATCCGCCACGAGATCGACGGGCTGGACGGCGACCTGCTGCACCTGTTGAACCGCCGCGCCTCGCTGAGCCTGGAGGTGGGCCGCATCAAGGCCGACGACGCGGGCATCGTGTTCAAGCCCTTTCGCGAGCGCGAGGTGCTGGAAAATCTCATGGCCGCCAACGTCGGGCCGCTGCCCAACGAGCACCTGCGCTCCATCTGGCGCGAGATTCTTTCCTCCTCGCGCAGCCTGCAACGGCCCCAGAAGGTGGCCTACCTTGGGCCGGAGGGCACCTTTTCGTACTTTGCGGGCGTGGAATTTCTCGGCAAGGCCGTGGAATACATGCCGCACAAGGATCTGGACGGGGTGTTCCGCGCCGTGCACGACCGGCAGTGCGAGCTTGGCGTGGTGCCGCTGGAAAATTCGCTGCACGGCACCGTGGGGCAGAGTCTGGACCTGTTCCTGTCGCACGAGGTATTCATCCAGTCCGAGCTGTTCTGCCGCATCAGCCATTGCCTGCTGACCACGGAAACCAGCCTGGCCGACGTGACCACGGTGTACTCGCACCCGCAGCCGCTGGCCCAGTGCGGCGGCTGGCTGCGCCAGGCCCTGCCGGGGGCGCGGATCATCCCGGCGGATTCCACCGCATCGGCGGCGCGCCGGGTGGTGGGCGAGAAGGGCGCGGCGGCCATCGGACACCGCAGCCTGGCCACACTGCTGGGGCTGAACATTCTGGCGCGTGGCATAGAGGATCAGCCGGACAACTGGACGCGCTTCGTGGTCATCGGCCCCGCTCCGGCGGGCCAGCCCGGCACGGACAAGACCTCCATGCTGTTCTCCGTGCCGGACAGGCCCGGTGCGCTGGCCGAGGTGCTGAACCTGCTGGCCCGCGAAGGCATCAACATGAAGAAGCTGGAATCGCGGCCCCTGCGTGGCGAAAAATGGAAATACGTGTTCTTCGTGGACGTGGAATGCGACCTTGGCAACGAGGACTACGGCCGGGTAGTGCATGAACTGCGCAGGCTGTGTCATACCCTCAGGATTTTGGGGAGCTACCCCGCCGGGCCGCAGCTTGATATGAGTGGTGACTAG
- the cbiR gene encoding cobamide remodeling phosphodiesterase CbiR has product MHAPQALTASPRLLSRTVAAPSWIIAGNVHDNCAFLSGRVHEVGLCLFEADACLAYTDADLPPALAGLPLTWHAHLPVDLAWGAGPYGAPGVGAAHVCGLLLDRVAFLGARRAVLHPPTPDQAEAAGLAGPEGPARLLAAFLSEWTRQGRDPASLLLENIAGQDLADLLPVIGDGNCTVCLDMGHVLTYGQHRLPASAGLLERVRMVHVHAPGGMDRHRPLTELTTHEAAWAARVLPALPPDAVLMVEVFAWDGVLASLPVLDRLLDGVSA; this is encoded by the coding sequence ATGCACGCTCCGCAGGCCCTTACCGCATCGCCTCGGCTTCTGTCCAGAACCGTAGCGGCCCCTTCGTGGATCATTGCGGGCAACGTCCATGATAATTGCGCATTTCTTTCAGGCCGGGTGCACGAGGTGGGGCTGTGCCTGTTCGAGGCCGACGCCTGCCTTGCCTACACCGATGCTGACCTGCCCCCGGCGCTGGCCGGGCTGCCCCTGACCTGGCACGCCCATCTGCCGGTGGACCTTGCCTGGGGGGCGGGGCCGTACGGCGCGCCCGGCGTGGGTGCGGCGCACGTGTGCGGGCTGCTGCTGGACCGGGTGGCCTTTCTGGGGGCGCGGCGCGCTGTGCTGCACCCGCCCACGCCGGATCAGGCCGAGGCGGCGGGCCTTGCCGGTCCGGAAGGCCCGGCCCGGTTGCTGGCGGCCTTCCTGTCCGAATGGACGCGCCAGGGCCGCGACCCGGCCAGCCTGCTGCTGGAAAACATCGCCGGGCAGGACCTGGCGGACCTGCTGCCGGTCATCGGCGACGGAAACTGCACGGTGTGTCTGGACATGGGTCATGTCCTGACCTACGGTCAACATAGGCTGCCCGCATCCGCCGGACTGCTGGAACGGGTGCGCATGGTGCACGTGCATGCCCCCGGCGGCATGGACCGTCACCGCCCCCTTACCGAACTGACGACCCACGAGGCCGCCTGGGCCGCGCGGGTGCTGCCCGCCCTGCCGCCGGACGCGGTGCTGATGGTGGAGGTGTTCGCCTGGGATGGCGTGCTGGCCTCGCTGCCGGTGCTGGACCGTCTGCTGGACGGGGTGTCGGCCTGA
- a CDS encoding chloride channel protein encodes MLRMLKKPVHQFLRLYRTVAYVRLGVLGMGLGLLSGCAAILFFLGIEAGKHYIQVVWAGLSLPAPVGETLFGHAEAAARTYRPWVIVAALGGTGLVTGWLVQRFLPNSLDGMTDGTDAMIRAFHAEKGIIRRRAPLLKGLTSICTIASGGSAGREGPVSQIGAGIGSWLSMRLGLSPRERRILMLAGAAGGLGAVFRAPLGGALTAIEVLYREDFESEALLPAVLSSVVSYSLFTFVFGTAPIFGIPRFSFTSVLELPWYLLLSLACAATGWAYVRTFRVLKYSVFGKLRTRVGIMWTTALGGVLMGLFGILYPPVLSDGYGWIEQAILGQLPVVTMVTILLGKTLATAVTLGSGMSGGMFAPALFVGGMTGGVVGFAAQEIQPDVVTQPGGYVLVGMAAFFAGIAHAPIGPLVMVCELTQGYGLLAPLMLSSAVCILLGRRTALYENQVENKFESPAHLQDATVNLLATMRVRDCYTRGRVAVVEENVTLKALTDIIAGTQAFTFPVRGMHGRLNGLLAVQDVRGILYEADLFDLVLAGDLARPLTALTEDDDLYTALLAFVETDLSQLPVVSKDNEEDVLGLLERSDLFRAYSASLKALREDQ; translated from the coding sequence ATGCTGCGCATGCTCAAAAAACCCGTGCACCAATTCCTGCGCCTGTACCGCACCGTGGCCTACGTGCGCCTTGGGGTACTGGGCATGGGGCTGGGGCTGCTTTCCGGCTGCGCGGCCATCCTGTTCTTTCTGGGCATTGAGGCGGGCAAGCACTACATCCAGGTGGTCTGGGCCGGGCTGTCCTTGCCCGCCCCGGTCGGGGAAACGCTGTTCGGCCATGCCGAGGCCGCCGCGCGGACATACCGGCCATGGGTCATCGTGGCGGCGCTGGGCGGTACCGGGCTGGTCACGGGCTGGCTGGTGCAGCGTTTTCTGCCCAACAGCCTGGACGGCATGACCGACGGTACCGACGCCATGATCCGCGCCTTTCACGCGGAAAAGGGCATCATCCGCAGGCGTGCCCCGCTGCTGAAGGGGCTTACCTCCATCTGCACCATTGCCTCGGGTGGCAGTGCCGGGCGCGAGGGGCCGGTGTCGCAGATCGGCGCGGGCATCGGCTCGTGGCTGTCCATGCGGTTGGGGCTTTCCCCGCGCGAACGGCGCATCCTGATGCTGGCGGGCGCGGCAGGCGGGCTGGGCGCTGTGTTCCGCGCCCCGCTGGGCGGCGCGCTGACCGCCATCGAGGTGCTGTACCGCGAGGACTTCGAGTCCGAAGCGCTGCTGCCCGCCGTGCTTTCATCGGTGGTGTCGTATTCGCTGTTCACCTTCGTGTTCGGCACCGCGCCCATCTTCGGCATTCCGCGCTTCAGCTTCACCTCGGTGCTGGAGCTGCCGTGGTACCTGCTGCTGTCACTGGCCTGCGCGGCCACGGGTTGGGCCTACGTGCGCACTTTCCGGGTGCTCAAGTATTCGGTGTTCGGCAAGCTGCGGACGCGGGTGGGCATCATGTGGACCACGGCCCTTGGCGGGGTGCTCATGGGGCTGTTCGGCATCCTGTATCCGCCGGTGCTTTCGGACGGCTACGGTTGGATCGAACAGGCCATTCTGGGGCAGTTGCCGGTGGTCACCATGGTGACGATACTGCTCGGCAAGACGCTGGCCACCGCCGTCACCTTGGGTTCCGGCATGAGCGGCGGCATGTTCGCCCCGGCGCTGTTCGTGGGCGGCATGACCGGCGGGGTGGTGGGGTTTGCCGCGCAAGAGATCCAGCCGGACGTGGTCACCCAGCCCGGCGGCTACGTGCTGGTGGGCATGGCCGCGTTCTTCGCGGGCATCGCGCACGCGCCCATCGGCCCGTTGGTGATGGTCTGCGAGCTCACCCAGGGCTACGGGCTGCTGGCCCCGCTGATGCTGTCGTCGGCGGTGTGCATCCTGCTGGGGCGGCGCACCGCGCTGTACGAGAACCAGGTGGAAAACAAGTTCGAATCGCCCGCCCACCTGCAAGACGCCACGGTGAACCTGCTGGCCACCATGCGCGTGCGCGACTGCTACACGCGCGGACGGGTGGCGGTGGTGGAAGAGAACGTGACCCTGAAGGCCCTCACGGACATCATCGCGGGCACGCAGGCGTTCACCTTTCCGGTGCGGGGCATGCACGGCAGGCTGAACGGCCTGCTGGCCGTGCAGGACGTGCGCGGCATCTTGTACGAGGCGGACCTGTTCGACCTGGTGCTGGCGGGCGACCTGGCCCGCCCCCTGACCGCCCTGACCGAGGACGACGACCTGTACACCGCCCTGCTGGCCTTCGTGGAAACCGACCTTTCGCAACTGCCCGTGGTCTCCAAGGACAACGAGGAAGACGTGCTGGGCCTGCTGGAACGCTCCGACCTGTTCCGGGCGTACAGCGCATCGCTGAAGGCGTTGCGGGAAGACCAGTAG
- a CDS encoding UvrD-helicase domain-containing protein produces MQQFRADLHIHSRFSRATSGRLNARHLAAWARVKGLDVLGTGDFTHPKWRAELAEQLVLDEPSGLYRLRDPRGLDAELPDYAGKPLAGRTLFMLQAEISSIYKRGGKVRKVHNLVYVPDMDAADRLSRRLAEVGNIESDGRPILGLDSRNLLEMVLETHPQAFLVPAHIWTPWFALFGSKSGFDSVAECFGDLSSEIFAMETGLSSDPEMNWLWSELDRFALISNSDAHSGENLGREANLFSGEIGYESILRSLKGQGIGGRFLGTLEFFPEEGKYHLDGHRKCGVVMEPRETRARGGLCPVCGKPVTVGVLHRVVELADRETPIQSPGQQGYLSLIPLPEILGELLGVGAKSRKVAEQHARCIARFGSELNILQDVPEAELSRFWEPLGEGIARMRRREVLRQSGYDGEYGVVRVFTDKERASIQRRSVVGGLPLLEGMGVSAAPRATGKGKKGKGADRPSLLEGLGGAGKAAQPAPASEPDFEFSPEPATPGAAAAPGVSGTPDLSDVSPRSDGDDGPTPPAFAAFSAPRPPEGAAMRFNPAQRRALTAGPQPVLVLAGPGTGKTRTLVGRVLHLVETGIDARRILAVTFTRRAAAEMDERLATALGEGAPLPRTDTLHALAFEYWHRATPTPPVLLSEEAARRVFAEANPDEPAQRLREAWEAIGVCREKMRSCLAEHAPLLARYTDQKAAWNLADYTDLLEFWLDQVQNSIYASPWRHVLVDEIQDLSPLQLTLVRALAPRGGAGFFGIGDPDQSIYGFRGAHGDVAAFLREAWPDLSVVALEENYRSSARILDFAGGLMQGRSACGPLRAARDLPGELHLFEAPTAEGEAAWIGEQIRGLIGATSHSLLDAGHGRSRRGTVLDEGGFSPGDIAVLVRVKSLIPQLQRTLTRFGVPCAVPEAEAFWADQRVALILGAAGRMLGIGSTSSPSGPALPAGLSHRRLVAEGVHPSLADRLGLDASPFAVHRDGEAPADSPDAVAADGPRGDGDEASGSTATTAADGGDTPLHPDAEIPTRGMPHEVDCPPKVLSRGPLGVAAYLRETPPFDDLFWQSSAFRALSRAYDTHGGWAGLMNWISLQSELELVRRGSEKVQIMSLHAAKGLEFRAVFLPALEDGIMPFAGAGTLTGKPDRDGASPDTRTDMDEERRLLYVGMTRAAEGLFLSCAARRLLYGRELRLKPSRFLDDVPLEGLRRSMLVQHQKRKERQLSLM; encoded by the coding sequence ATGCAACAGTTCCGGGCCGACCTGCACATCCACTCCCGCTTTTCGCGCGCCACCAGCGGGCGGCTCAACGCCCGCCATCTGGCCGCGTGGGCGCGGGTGAAGGGGCTGGACGTGCTCGGCACCGGCGACTTCACGCATCCCAAGTGGCGGGCGGAACTGGCGGAGCAGCTGGTGCTGGACGAGCCCAGCGGGCTGTACCGCCTGCGCGACCCGCGCGGGCTGGACGCCGAACTGCCCGACTACGCGGGCAAGCCGCTGGCAGGGCGCACCCTGTTCATGCTCCAGGCGGAAATCAGCAGCATCTACAAGCGCGGCGGCAAGGTGCGCAAGGTGCACAACCTTGTCTACGTGCCCGACATGGACGCCGCAGACCGCCTGTCACGCCGCCTGGCGGAGGTCGGCAACATCGAATCCGACGGGCGGCCCATCCTGGGCCTTGATTCCCGCAATTTGCTGGAAATGGTGCTGGAAACGCATCCCCAGGCCTTTCTGGTGCCCGCGCACATCTGGACGCCGTGGTTTGCCCTGTTCGGCTCGAAGTCGGGCTTCGATTCGGTGGCGGAATGCTTCGGCGACCTGTCGTCCGAAATCTTCGCCATGGAAACGGGCCTCTCGTCCGACCCGGAGATGAACTGGCTGTGGAGCGAACTGGACCGCTTCGCGCTCATCTCCAATTCCGACGCCCATTCCGGCGAGAACCTGGGGCGAGAGGCCAACCTGTTCTCCGGCGAAATCGGCTACGAAAGCATTCTGCGCAGCCTGAAGGGGCAGGGCATCGGCGGGCGCTTTCTGGGCACGCTGGAATTCTTTCCGGAAGAAGGCAAATACCACCTGGACGGCCACCGCAAGTGCGGCGTGGTCATGGAGCCGCGCGAAACCCGCGCCCGTGGCGGGCTGTGCCCGGTGTGCGGCAAGCCGGTGACCGTGGGCGTGCTGCACCGGGTGGTGGAACTGGCCGACCGCGAAACGCCCATCCAGTCGCCGGGGCAGCAGGGCTACCTTTCGCTCATTCCGCTGCCGGAAATCCTGGGCGAACTGCTGGGCGTGGGCGCCAAGAGCCGCAAGGTGGCCGAGCAGCACGCCCGGTGCATTGCCCGGTTCGGCTCGGAACTGAACATCCTGCAGGACGTGCCCGAGGCCGAGCTTTCCCGGTTCTGGGAACCGCTGGGCGAAGGCATTGCCCGCATGCGGCGGCGCGAGGTGCTGCGCCAGTCCGGCTACGACGGCGAGTACGGCGTGGTGCGCGTGTTCACGGACAAGGAACGCGCCTCCATCCAGCGCCGTTCGGTGGTGGGCGGCCTGCCGCTGCTGGAAGGCATGGGCGTTTCCGCCGCCCCGCGCGCTACCGGCAAGGGTAAAAAGGGCAAGGGCGCGGACCGCCCCTCGCTGCTGGAGGGACTGGGCGGGGCTGGCAAGGCGGCGCAACCGGCCCCCGCGTCCGAGCCGGACTTCGAATTTTCGCCGGAACCTGCAACGCCCGGCGCGGCTGCGGCCCCCGGCGTATCCGGTACTCCCGATCTTTCAGACGTTTCCCCCCGTTCCGATGGCGACGACGGCCCCACCCCGCCCGCCTTTGCCGCGTTCAGCGCGCCCCGCCCGCCGGAAGGCGCGGCCATGCGCTTCAACCCCGCCCAGCGCCGCGCGCTGACCGCCGGTCCGCAGCCGGTGCTGGTGCTGGCCGGTCCCGGCACGGGCAAAACCCGCACCCTGGTGGGCCGGGTGCTGCACCTGGTGGAAACGGGCATCGACGCCCGGCGCATTCTGGCCGTCACCTTCACCCGCCGCGCGGCGGCGGAAATGGACGAGCGGCTGGCCACGGCCCTTGGCGAGGGCGCGCCCCTGCCGCGCACCGACACCCTGCATGCCCTGGCCTTCGAATACTGGCACCGGGCCACGCCCACCCCCCCGGTGCTGCTTTCGGAAGAGGCGGCCCGCCGCGTGTTTGCCGAGGCCAACCCCGACGAGCCCGCCCAGCGCCTGCGCGAGGCATGGGAAGCCATCGGGGTGTGCCGCGAAAAGATGCGCTCGTGCCTTGCGGAGCACGCCCCGCTGCTGGCCCGCTACACCGACCAGAAGGCGGCCTGGAATCTGGCCGATTACACCGATCTGCTGGAATTCTGGCTGGATCAGGTGCAGAACAGCATTTACGCCAGCCCGTGGCGACACGTGCTGGTGGACGAAATCCAGGACCTTTCGCCGCTGCAACTGACGCTGGTGCGGGCGCTGGCCCCGCGCGGCGGGGCGGGCTTTTTCGGCATCGGCGACCCGGATCAGTCCATCTACGGCTTCCGGGGGGCGCACGGCGACGTGGCCGCCTTCCTGCGCGAGGCATGGCCCGACCTTTCCGTGGTGGCGTTGGAGGAAAACTACCGCTCCTCGGCACGCATCCTCGACTTCGCGGGGGGGCTGATGCAGGGGCGCTCGGCCTGCGGCCCGTTGCGCGCCGCGCGCGACCTGCCCGGAGAACTGCATCTGTTCGAGGCCCCCACGGCGGAAGGCGAGGCGGCCTGGATCGGCGAGCAGATTCGCGGCCTTATCGGGGCCACCAGCCATTCGCTGCTGGATGCCGGGCATGGCCGTTCGCGCCGGGGCACGGTGCTGGACGAGGGCGGGTTCAGCCCCGGCGACATCGCCGTGCTGGTCCGCGTCAAATCGTTGATCCCCCAGTTGCAGCGCACCCTGACCCGCTTCGGCGTGCCCTGCGCCGTGCCCGAGGCCGAGGCCTTCTGGGCCGACCAGCGGGTGGCGCTCATCCTGGGGGCTGCCGGGCGCATGCTGGGCATCGGGTCCACGTCGTCCCCGTCCGGCCCCGCGTTGCCCGCCGGGCTCAGCCACCGCCGTCTGGTGGCGGAAGGGGTGCACCCCTCGCTGGCTGACCGGCTGGGGCTGGATGCGTCGCCGTTTGCCGTGCACCGGGACGGAGAGGCACCTGCCGATTCACCCGATGCCGTCGCTGCCGACGGCCCGCGCGGCGACGGCGACGAAGCCTCCGGCTCCACCGCCACCACCGCTGCGGACGGTGGCGATACCCCCCTGCATCCCGATGCGGAAATTCCCACGCGCGGCATGCCGCATGAGGTGGACTGCCCGCCCAAGGTGCTGTCCAGGGGGCCGCTGGGCGTGGCCGCCTACCTGCGCGAAACCCCGCCCTTCGACGACCTGTTCTGGCAGTCCTCGGCCTTCCGGGCGTTGTCCCGCGCCTACGACACCCACGGCGGCTGGGCCGGGCTGATGAACTGGATCAGCCTGCAAAGCGAGCTGGAACTGGTGCGGCGCGGCAGCGAAAAGGTACAGATCATGAGCCTGCACGCGGCCAAGGGGCTGGAATTTCGCGCGGTGTTCCTGCCCGCGCTGGAGGACGGCATCATGCCCTTTGCCGGGGCGGGCACCCTGACCGGCAAGCCCGACCGCGACGGCGCAAGCCCCGACACCCGTACCGACATGGATGAAGAACGCCGGCTGCTCTACGTGGGCATGACCCGCGCGGCCGAGGGGCTGTTCCTGAGTTGCGCCGCGCGCCGCCTACTGTATGGCCGCGAGCTGCGCCTGAAGCCCTCGCGCTTTCTGGATGACGTGCCGCTGGAAGGGCTGCGCCGCTCCATGCTGGTGCAGCACCAGAAGCGCAAGGAACGTCAGCTGTCGCTGATGTGA
- a CDS encoding EAL domain-containing protein — protein sequence MIATTTAREGSPSPAKPHTHATSAARGAAHAGAPPEETAPDGGTRASASHAGETCGPPAHAHATPVPGVAIADVFTLFQPLVSVRRRAVVGMEALSRGRVPGGAVMPPDLMFSTAAASGSALELDRLCRERAFAAFAPQVRRRPELLLFVNIDTAVLRRGVVGSGHIQRLAEATGISPNNVVLEIVESQVDDTDALMEFAARHRRLGFLVALDDVGAGHSNLERIAALKPDVLKLDRSLVSGLPDSFHRQEVVRALVGLARRIGAMTVAEGVEHEREAALLMDLGADVMQGFLFAHPSPEGAVAEGGTAMHNVARAYAALTLAQVEEEERRVATLRNAVHRLREDLHHACPGDFDKLLARYLNAESELECLYVLDGAGRQISDTVCNPYRLSASRRFIYQPARRGTDHSLKEYFLPMRSGIEECLTAPYISRASGNLCVTLAVRFTDAMGAPHVLCADAGRPDRRRRGA from the coding sequence ATGATCGCCACGACCACGGCGCGCGAAGGCAGCCCCTCGCCCGCCAAACCGCATACCCACGCCACCTCCGCCGCGCGCGGCGCGGCACACGCTGGCGCGCCCCCTGAGGAAACAGCCCCAGACGGGGGTACCCGTGCCAGCGCGTCCCATGCCGGGGAAACCTGCGGCCCCCCTGCGCACGCCCACGCCACCCCCGTGCCGGGCGTGGCCATAGCCGACGTGTTCACCCTGTTCCAGCCGCTGGTTTCCGTGCGCCGCCGCGCCGTGGTGGGCATGGAGGCCCTGAGCCGGGGCCGCGTGCCCGGCGGCGCGGTGATGCCGCCCGACCTCATGTTTTCCACCGCAGCAGCCAGTGGCAGCGCCTTGGAACTGGACCGCCTGTGCCGCGAGCGGGCCTTTGCCGCCTTTGCCCCGCAGGTGCGGCGCAGGCCGGAACTGCTGCTGTTCGTGAACATCGACACCGCCGTGCTGCGACGCGGCGTGGTGGGTTCCGGGCACATCCAGCGGCTGGCCGAAGCCACGGGAATCAGCCCCAACAACGTGGTGCTGGAGATCGTGGAATCGCAGGTGGACGACACCGACGCCCTGATGGAATTCGCCGCGCGCCACCGCAGGCTGGGCTTTCTGGTGGCGCTGGACGACGTGGGCGCCGGGCATTCCAACCTGGAGCGCATCGCCGCCCTGAAGCCCGACGTGCTGAAGCTGGACCGTTCGCTGGTATCCGGACTGCCCGATTCGTTCCACCGCCAGGAGGTGGTGCGGGCGCTGGTGGGCCTTGCCCGGCGCATCGGGGCCATGACCGTGGCCGAAGGCGTGGAGCACGAGCGCGAGGCCGCCCTGCTGATGGACCTGGGTGCCGACGTGATGCAGGGCTTCCTGTTCGCGCACCCCTCGCCGGAAGGGGCGGTGGCCGAGGGCGGCACGGCCATGCACAACGTGGCCCGCGCCTACGCCGCGCTTACCCTGGCCCAAGTGGAGGAAGAGGAACGCCGCGTGGCCACGCTGCGCAACGCCGTGCACCGCCTGCGCGAGGACTTGCACCACGCCTGCCCCGGCGACTTCGACAAGCTGCTGGCCCGCTACCTGAACGCGGAATCGGAGCTGGAGTGCCTGTACGTACTGGACGGCGCGGGCCGCCAGATATCGGACACGGTGTGCAACCCCTACCGGCTTTCCGCCAGCAGGCGGTTCATCTACCAGCCCGCGCGGCGCGGCACCGACCATTCGCTGAAGGAATATTTCCTGCCCATGCGCAGCGGCATAGAGGAATGCCTGACCGCCCCGTACATCTCGCGGGCTTCGGGCAACCTGTGCGTGACCCTGGCGGTACGCTTCACCGATGCCATGGGCGCGCCCCATGTGCTGTGCGCCGACGCGGGCCGCCCCGACCGCAGGCGGCGCGGCGCGTAG